The following coding sequences are from one Leptolyngbya sp. NIES-3755 window:
- a CDS encoding ABC transporter ATP-binding protein (similar to AA sequence:cyanobase_aa:LBDG_44110) yields MAQPRIDSLSIDSDMQSETPLLEFDKVGLEYPFEGSMRRIIDEVSLSINPGEFVSFVGPSGCGKTSILRMVSGLNPAPIGEIRYRGKPIKKPLRNTGIAFQNPVLLPWRNTLDNVMLPLEIVDPYKKDFRQRKGEYVRMAQDLLATVRLQDFQKQYPWQLSGGMRQRASLCRSLIHSPEILLLDEPFGALDAFTREEMWGMLQNLWMRVKCVGILITHDLREAVFLSDTVYVMGPRPSSIIYKVKIELPRPRTLEMELSDEFNHYFASIRQHIHHN; encoded by the coding sequence ATGGCTCAGCCTCGCATCGATTCGCTGTCGATCGACTCTGATATGCAGAGCGAAACACCGCTGTTAGAGTTCGATAAAGTGGGTTTAGAGTATCCGTTTGAAGGATCAATGCGTCGGATTATCGATGAAGTGAGTCTTTCGATTAATCCTGGCGAATTCGTCTCGTTTGTCGGTCCTTCAGGTTGCGGAAAGACCTCGATTCTCCGAATGGTGTCGGGGCTGAATCCAGCTCCGATCGGGGAAATTCGCTATCGAGGAAAGCCGATCAAGAAGCCGCTTCGGAATACCGGGATTGCCTTTCAAAATCCAGTCTTGTTGCCGTGGCGCAATACTCTCGATAATGTGATGCTGCCTTTGGAAATCGTAGATCCGTATAAGAAAGATTTCCGCCAGCGTAAGGGCGAGTATGTTCGCATGGCGCAGGATCTCTTAGCGACGGTGCGACTACAGGATTTTCAGAAACAATATCCGTGGCAGTTATCCGGCGGGATGCGGCAGCGGGCTTCATTATGTCGATCGCTGATTCATAGTCCTGAAATTTTGCTATTGGATGAACCCTTTGGAGCGCTGGATGCGTTTACTCGCGAAGAAATGTGGGGAATGCTGCAAAATCTTTGGATGCGGGTGAAGTGCGTTGGTATTCTGATTACTCACGACTTGCGCGAAGCTGTGTTCTTATCCGATACGGTGTATGTGATGGGTCCACGTCCAAGTTCGATTATCTACAAAGTCAAGATCGAGCTACCACGTCCAAGAACATTAGAAATGGAACTGAGCGACGAGTTTAATCACTACTTTGCCAGCATTCGCCAACACATTCATCACAACTAA